The region TAGCATACTCTGAAGATCTAAAATTTAACTGGAAAATTCTTCCGGATAAAGCTAAAATAGGCGAGTACAATACCCAAAAAGCAACTACAGAATTTGGTGGAAGAAAATGGACAGCATGGTTCAGTACCGACTTGCCATTTCAGGATGGTCCATATAAATTTTATGGATTACCAGGGCTTATTGTAAAAATTGAAGATGAAACTAAAGATTATTCATGGGTACTTCAGGCAAATAAAAAGCTCTCTGATTACAATGAGAAAACTTATATGGAACAAACATTCATGCCTAATGCAACTGTAGCTGAATTATCGAAAGAAAAATTTGATAAAACATTCAACGAATATAAAAAAGACCCATTCGGATCTATGAGACAATATCTTACGCCAGAAGTAATGAAACAAAAAATGCCAGGATCTGAAAAAACTATTGGAGATATGATGAAGGAAGGAGAAAGGGACATGAACAGATTGTATAATTCTATTGACAATCCAATTGAAGTTAAATCAACAGTACAAATGGGGAAAGGTACTCAGGAAGTAGTAAAATAATATTCAATTTCATATCAATCTAAATGAATACGCTTCACTAAAATTTTTTAGTGAAGCGTATTTTTATTTTCAAGATTATTTAATCTCAACACATCCAACTCTCCCGCCTGCATTTCCCGTAGGCTGAGTATGGAAATCGTCAGCAGCTGCATGAATGATTAATCCGTGATTCAGGATATTCTTTGTTTCATCTGTACAACCAATACACCATTTGCTTGTTTTAAAAGTTAATTTTGCATTACCCTTATCGTCAGCATTAAGGTTACCTATATCACCCATATGGAAATGTTCTGCTCCCCATTTTCCATGGTCGCTTCCTGCAGGGTTCCAATGTCCACCCGTAGATGTTCCGTCTGGAGCTGAACA is a window of Elizabethkingia anophelis R26 DNA encoding:
- a CDS encoding superoxide dismutase family protein — its product is MKNLKILSLGILGAVFTVSCATKEVSYAITPKSGTATGGTVTFKQMGKNVVMNVDAKGLTPGVHAIHIHDKPDCSAPDGTSTGGHWNPAGSDHGKWGAEHFHMGDIGNLNADDKGNAKLTFKTSKWCIGCTDETKNILNHGLIIHAAADDFHTQPTGNAGGRVGCVEIK
- a CDS encoding GLPGLI family protein, whose amino-acid sequence is MKKLTLLFVLTFGVMVMAQETANRFIYEMTYKPKKDSAKLEKELMVLDISKSKSIYQDYTNVSQDSILKDAMEKMRRAGAFNPDFSKNMKKAKISYRVNKSYPSMKIQYVEVLMSMGKFTPIAYSEDLKFNWKILPDKAKIGEYNTQKATTEFGGRKWTAWFSTDLPFQDGPYKFYGLPGLIVKIEDETKDYSWVLQANKKLSDYNEKTYMEQTFMPNATVAELSKEKFDKTFNEYKKDPFGSMRQYLTPEVMKQKMPGSEKTIGDMMKEGERDMNRLYNSIDNPIEVKSTVQMGKGTQEVVK